One window of Deltaproteobacteria bacterium genomic DNA carries:
- a CDS encoding rubrerythrin family protein: MTEEAVTDKDSAVTRRQFLKKSGLALMLLLLSRELLKLEAVAAAGHFPLTLAALKDAYDTEMEAHHNYVAFSKKADSEKYHNIAYLFTAFAISEKIHADNFSKCFVELDKAAPVWKGLEVNVATTKKNIRRAAKHELQLIDYKYPELLKHLQHENYEKALRYCKYALESHQQHREHISQIVKYSGIFFRFLVREFEKNPVDYFVCLYCGSTVIEVPLYSCSICSEPVSWYRKIPKKRG, from the coding sequence ATGACCGAAGAGGCAGTTACCGATAAAGACTCAGCAGTGACCAGGAGGCAGTTTCTCAAGAAGAGTGGCCTTGCCCTGATGCTGCTTCTGTTGAGCAGGGAGCTGCTGAAACTTGAGGCGGTTGCAGCGGCAGGCCACTTTCCTCTCACATTAGCTGCTCTCAAAGATGCTTATGACACAGAAATGGAGGCGCACCATAACTATGTGGCCTTCAGCAAAAAGGCTGATTCTGAAAAATATCACAATATTGCCTACCTTTTTACAGCGTTTGCCATATCGGAAAAAATCCATGCAGACAACTTTTCCAAATGCTTTGTTGAGCTGGATAAGGCCGCGCCCGTGTGGAAAGGACTGGAAGTCAATGTTGCCACCACGAAAAAAAATATCAGAAGAGCAGCAAAACATGAGCTGCAGTTGATAGATTACAAGTATCCAGAGCTTCTGAAACATCTGCAGCACGAAAATTATGAGAAGGCTCTGCGGTATTGTAAATATGCTCTGGAATCGCACCAGCAGCATCGAGAACATATTTCTCAAATAGTGAAATACTCCGGCATATTTTTTAGATTCCTGGTGAGAGAATTCGAGAAAAACCCGGTGGATTACTTTGTCTGTTTATACTGCGGTTCCACTGTGATAGAGGTACCCCTTTACAGCTGTAGTATTTGTAGTGAACCAGTCAGTTGGTATCGAAAGATTCCCAAGAAGCGAGGTTAA
- a CDS encoding phospho-2-dehydro-3-deoxyheptonate aldolase yields the protein FNVLKVFADHQVNLVKLESRPIHGKPWEYMFYVDLEADVDANSFKPVLVELEAKTDYLKILGSY from the coding sequence GTTCAACGTGCTCAAGGTGTTCGCTGATCACCAGGTCAACCTGGTCAAATTGGAATCTCGGCCTATCCACGGCAAGCCCTGGGAGTATATGTTCTACGTGGATCTGGAGGCAGACGTGGACGCTAACTCCTTCAAGCCGGTGCTGGTGGAGCTGGAAGCCAAGACAGATTATCTCAAGATTCTCGGCAGCTATTAA